A portion of the Actomonas aquatica genome contains these proteins:
- a CDS encoding ATP-binding protein, with protein sequence MALLLAGAVGLGGALAIRLLLAVAAGSLVASLWGPSVAMVVVGVALVPWSVGAAVVWGLGLGAVAATGVGARRWGGSGVKAGVWFWALVGGPVSAAYFGWISPAVLPVNWDRAIGVALAGLAGTLLGDGLASLSLPWRLLAVDAPVQPKPLRHYLFRRFGLIAALPLLVVCVVAAQRYARLSQEHAKEGLTRSARQVAMTVDHFLQEHRDVLLVLAGQVNGEPMPEPTEWDRRLAVVQGQFAGFLTMVVADEDGNLVGKALGDLTTVDATEPQNVSDREYFRVPMRTGRPFVSGVFEGRGFGRDLIVAISVPGRDASGRRWVLEGSLSLNELVAELERTEGSARRDIVLTDGAGRVVVATGEVGLAPLSVFGGFEGEAERVLAEERETVRVAEGRRPGEARAEQFWVTEAPVALADWRVFMRERRWFTWRETAGFYLFFAAVAAVLAGLVLAMASLTGRRLTRTLRDLVKGAHEAATGTAVGDTAEDVNRPAEFNLIGRELRTAATSLHASNQALQQLSGELEEKVRERTQELEDARAVAEAANRAKSEFLTTMSHELRTPLHVILGMTEIVRDSPQMARTEVEECLSSVEESGSHLLDLINDILDLSKVEAGKLELDLEWAPLLPICEAALRLVEPQSQRKQQQVELIWETAPDRALELDARRLKQVLVNLLANAVKFTPAQGHVSLRVADASSGDRLLLTVTDDGPGISAEDQQHLFQPFVQVGDRKRSGLGGTGLGLAVVKRMVELHHGSVEVNSVLGEGSAFRIELPLPRNESGIVAEVSRSEQKEAIARLEAQVRERRLRVLVVEDNEMNIAVLRRHLQAVECEIDEARNGKEAITRATVGQPDLILMDVQMPLMDGIDATLHLRSQPETATLPIVFLTASAMGDQRQRCMAAGGTDHLTKPVRRHELLEVMLRVTEVSA encoded by the coding sequence TTGGCTCTGCTGCTTGCGGGCGCGGTGGGCTTGGGGGGGGCGTTGGCGATACGCTTGCTGCTGGCGGTGGCGGCAGGATCGCTGGTGGCGTCGTTGTGGGGGCCGAGCGTGGCGATGGTGGTGGTGGGCGTGGCGTTGGTGCCGTGGTCGGTGGGGGCGGCGGTGGTCTGGGGGCTCGGGTTGGGCGCGGTCGCCGCGACCGGAGTCGGAGCTCGGCGATGGGGCGGCAGTGGGGTGAAGGCGGGGGTGTGGTTTTGGGCGTTGGTGGGCGGTCCGGTAAGTGCGGCGTATTTTGGCTGGATTTCGCCGGCGGTGTTGCCGGTGAACTGGGATCGGGCCATCGGAGTGGCGCTGGCGGGATTGGCAGGAACCTTGTTGGGGGATGGCTTGGCCTCGCTCAGTCTGCCGTGGCGTCTTTTGGCGGTGGATGCGCCGGTGCAGCCGAAGCCCCTGCGGCATTATCTGTTCCGGCGGTTTGGGCTGATCGCGGCGCTACCCTTGCTGGTGGTGTGTGTGGTGGCGGCGCAGCGTTATGCGCGGCTTTCACAGGAGCATGCCAAAGAAGGACTGACCCGCTCGGCCCGGCAGGTGGCGATGACGGTGGATCACTTTTTGCAGGAACATCGGGACGTGTTGCTGGTGCTGGCCGGACAGGTGAATGGTGAGCCGATGCCGGAGCCGACGGAGTGGGATCGGCGTCTGGCGGTGGTGCAGGGGCAGTTTGCCGGTTTTCTGACGATGGTGGTGGCCGATGAGGACGGGAACCTTGTGGGCAAGGCGCTGGGGGATTTAACGACAGTGGACGCGACGGAGCCGCAGAATGTGAGTGACCGGGAGTATTTCCGGGTGCCGATGCGCACGGGGCGGCCGTTTGTGAGCGGGGTGTTTGAGGGCCGGGGTTTTGGGCGGGATCTGATTGTGGCGATCAGTGTGCCGGGGCGGGATGCGAGCGGGCGGCGCTGGGTGCTGGAAGGTTCGTTGAGCCTGAACGAGCTGGTGGCGGAGCTGGAGCGCACGGAGGGATCGGCGCGACGCGACATCGTGTTGACCGACGGTGCGGGCCGGGTGGTGGTGGCGACGGGGGAGGTGGGGTTGGCGCCGCTGAGTGTATTCGGCGGCTTTGAGGGCGAGGCGGAGCGCGTGTTGGCCGAGGAGCGGGAGACGGTGCGGGTGGCGGAGGGGCGCCGACCGGGCGAGGCACGAGCGGAACAGTTTTGGGTGACCGAGGCGCCGGTGGCTTTGGCGGATTGGCGGGTCTTTATGCGGGAGCGCCGATGGTTCACCTGGCGGGAGACCGCGGGGTTTTATTTGTTTTTTGCGGCGGTGGCGGCGGTTCTGGCGGGGTTGGTGTTGGCCATGGCCAGTCTGACCGGACGGCGGTTGACCCGGACCTTGCGCGATTTGGTCAAAGGGGCCCACGAGGCGGCGACGGGAACCGCGGTCGGAGACACGGCGGAAGACGTGAACCGTCCGGCGGAGTTTAACCTGATCGGCCGGGAGCTGCGGACGGCGGCTACGTCGCTACATGCCTCCAATCAGGCGCTGCAGCAGTTGTCGGGCGAATTGGAGGAGAAGGTGCGGGAACGCACCCAGGAGCTGGAGGATGCGCGCGCGGTGGCGGAAGCGGCCAACCGGGCCAAGAGCGAATTCCTGACTACGATGAGCCACGAGCTGCGAACGCCTTTGCACGTGATTTTGGGTATGACTGAGATCGTGCGGGATTCTCCGCAAATGGCGCGAACCGAGGTGGAGGAGTGTCTCTCCAGTGTGGAGGAAAGTGGCAGCCACCTGCTGGATCTCATCAACGACATCCTGGATCTCTCCAAGGTGGAGGCGGGGAAGTTGGAATTGGATTTGGAATGGGCGCCGCTGTTGCCGATCTGCGAGGCGGCGTTGCGTTTGGTGGAGCCGCAGTCGCAGCGCAAGCAGCAGCAGGTGGAGTTGATTTGGGAGACCGCGCCGGATCGCGCGCTGGAATTGGATGCGCGGCGGCTCAAACAGGTTTTGGTCAATTTGCTGGCGAACGCGGTGAAATTCACGCCGGCGCAGGGGCATGTGAGCCTGCGGGTGGCGGACGCTTCGTCGGGCGACAGGCTGCTGCTGACGGTCACGGATGATGGTCCGGGGATTTCCGCCGAGGATCAGCAGCATCTCTTCCAACCGTTTGTGCAGGTGGGGGATCGCAAACGCTCGGGTCTGGGCGGCACGGGGTTGGGTCTTGCGGTGGTCAAACGCATGGTGGAGCTGCACCATGGCTCCGTGGAGGTGAACAGTGTGTTGGGAGAGGGCAGTGCGTTTCGCATAGAGCTGCCCTTACCGCGGAACGAGTCGGGCATTGTGGCCGAGGTCAGTCGGTCTGAGCAGAAGGAGGCGATCGCCCGGCTGGAGGCGCAGGTGCGGGAGCGGCGGTTGCGCGTATTGGTAGTCGAAGACAATGAGATGAACATCGCGGTCCTGCGCCGACATCTTCAGGCGGTGGAGTGCGAAATTGATGAAGCGCGCAATGGCAAGGAGGCGATTACACGGGCGACTGTTGGCCAGCCTGATCTCATTCTGATGGATGTGCAGATGCCGCTGATGGACGGGATCGATGCGACGCTGCACCTGCGCTCTCAGCCGGAGACCGCCACGCTGCCGATCGTGT
- a CDS encoding response regulator, which yields MPIPSESLHLIVVDDDPAARFVLRSQLKRDGHVVETAECAAECMTLLQDIGPDHIDAVISDYWMPGGNGLELLKQIRALDPTLSVLVATAEGEKSIVAEVLRQGGVGYLDKPVGGEALREAVSRAARKTREQRDLRATAADASALGDSQRLLLQHHLSRLEDCVELFFSSKADASGDFVSVLPVNDHRHIILVSDASGHDLRAAFQSNYFHGIARGMAARGARIDEVFTLFNDMLLDEWNRNDDVHLSLAAGSVVLDRGALSLHSLNCGLPPPVVCDSDGFAYPLQASQCSGPLGWFPDLPSSAYNPMPTGYVIVWSDGLPDLAEIHDVDPLALAHRLLQSDPAKASYLVDAPDDLAAVRINLARYAELDVTPAIPLISRRLAGNSIDEIDGHQAWIERSLRLALPTLADAPLADVTICAREALINALTHGCEGRADRLADIQVSYTPEKSQLHLRITDSGTGHDFDLDQHEPAAAADLLTEHRGLVMMKHLPHRTAAFSRGACLAMDFEI from the coding sequence ATGCCCATCCCCTCAGAGTCTCTGCATCTCATCGTCGTCGATGATGATCCCGCCGCTCGCTTTGTCCTGCGCTCGCAGCTCAAGCGCGACGGCCACGTCGTGGAGACCGCCGAATGCGCCGCCGAGTGCATGACCCTCCTGCAGGACATCGGTCCCGACCACATCGATGCGGTCATCAGCGACTACTGGATGCCCGGCGGCAATGGCCTCGAACTGCTCAAACAGATCCGCGCCCTCGATCCCACCCTCTCCGTCCTCGTCGCCACCGCCGAAGGCGAAAAAAGCATCGTCGCCGAAGTCCTCCGCCAGGGCGGTGTCGGTTACCTCGACAAACCCGTCGGCGGCGAAGCCCTGCGCGAGGCCGTCAGCCGCGCCGCCCGCAAGACCCGCGAACAACGCGACCTGCGTGCCACCGCCGCCGATGCCTCCGCCCTCGGCGATAGCCAACGCCTCCTCCTCCAGCACCACCTCAGCCGGCTCGAAGACTGCGTCGAACTCTTCTTCTCCTCCAAAGCCGACGCCAGCGGCGACTTCGTCTCCGTCCTCCCCGTCAACGACCATCGGCACATCATCCTCGTCTCCGACGCCTCCGGCCACGACCTGCGCGCCGCCTTTCAGTCCAACTACTTTCACGGCATCGCCCGCGGCATGGCCGCCCGCGGCGCGCGCATCGACGAGGTGTTCACCCTTTTCAACGACATGCTCCTCGACGAGTGGAATCGCAACGACGACGTCCACCTCTCCCTCGCCGCCGGCAGCGTCGTGCTCGATCGCGGCGCCCTCTCACTCCATTCCCTCAACTGCGGCCTGCCTCCCCCCGTCGTCTGCGACAGCGACGGCTTCGCCTACCCCCTGCAGGCGTCGCAGTGCTCGGGTCCGCTCGGCTGGTTCCCCGACCTGCCCAGCTCCGCCTACAACCCGATGCCCACCGGCTACGTGATCGTCTGGTCCGACGGCCTGCCCGACCTCGCTGAGATCCACGATGTCGATCCCCTGGCCCTCGCTCATCGCCTTCTGCAAAGCGACCCCGCCAAAGCCTCCTACCTCGTCGACGCCCCCGACGACCTCGCCGCCGTGCGCATCAACCTCGCCCGCTACGCCGAGCTCGATGTCACCCCAGCCATCCCCCTTATCAGCCGCCGTCTCGCCGGCAATTCCATCGACGAGATCGACGGCCACCAAGCCTGGATCGAACGCTCCCTGCGCCTCGCCCTGCCCACCCTCGCCGACGCCCCGCTCGCCGATGTCACCATCTGCGCCCGCGAAGCCCTCATCAACGCCCTCACCCACGGCTGCGAGGGGCGCGCCGACCGCCTCGCCGACATCCAGGTCTCCTACACCCCCGAAAAGTCGCAGCTCCACCTGCGCATCACCGACAGCGGCACCGGTCACGACTTCGACCTCGATCAACACGAACCCGCCGCCGCCGCCGACCTGCTCACCGAACACCGTGGCCTCGTCATGATGAAGCACCTGCCGCACCGCACCGCCGCCTTCAGCCGCGGCGCCTGCCTCGCCATGGACTTCGAAATTTGA
- a CDS encoding STAS domain-containing protein, protein MPSGPTVTAPGDVLSTNVNSFREAIMPQVEALTPNRTLTIDLRASRLIDSVGLNLLVSAIKSARSRQGSITILVGNASVRRILSFTRIDTHATVVGPDLS, encoded by the coding sequence GTGCCCTCCGGACCGACCGTCACGGCCCCCGGCGACGTGCTGAGCACCAACGTCAACAGCTTCCGCGAAGCCATCATGCCGCAGGTCGAGGCCCTCACGCCCAACCGCACCCTCACCATCGATCTGCGCGCCTCCCGCCTCATCGACTCGGTCGGACTGAACCTGCTCGTCTCCGCGATCAAGAGCGCCAGATCCCGCCAGGGCAGCATCACCATCCTCGTCGGCAACGCCAGCGTGCGTCGCATCCTCTCTTTCACCCGCATCGACACCCACGCCACCGTGGTCGGCCCCGATCTGTCATGA
- a CDS encoding response regulator, with protein sequence MKRKVLTVDDALTMRKLVAFTLRGAGLEVIEAADGVDALNLLQRQAVDLIITDVNMPRMDGITFTRQARGTANGRSVPILILTTESEVGKKNEGRAAGATGWIVKPFQQEQLLSVVSRVLPGAIKANAA encoded by the coding sequence ATGAAACGTAAGGTCCTTACCGTCGACGACGCGCTCACCATGCGCAAACTTGTAGCATTCACCCTCCGCGGGGCTGGCCTCGAAGTCATCGAAGCCGCCGACGGCGTGGATGCCCTCAACCTCCTCCAACGCCAGGCCGTCGATCTCATCATCACCGACGTCAACATGCCGCGCATGGATGGCATCACCTTCACTCGCCAAGCCCGCGGCACCGCCAACGGCCGCAGCGTGCCCATCCTCATCCTCACCACCGAATCCGAGGTCGGGAAGAAGAACGAAGGCCGCGCCGCCGGAGCCACCGGCTGGATCGTTAAACCCTTCCAGCAGGAACAACTCCTCTCCGTCGTCTCCCGCGTCCTCCCCGGTGCCATCAAAGCCAACGCGGCATGA
- a CDS encoding chemotaxis protein CheA — translation MSNDLQEQFVRDMLTESYEGLDRYDQAILAIEQGEADNDTLNDIFRVVHTLKGTAGCLGFHHIEKISHTGENLLSLLRDGALEPSAAIADGLLKLSDALRAMLGAIETTGTDDSGEDYTPLSDRLTRLKDPDTAAPPAPVAAPAAPATATETAADANAGWGLFEDEPAEAQEAINAAAEDDANAANQGWGLFEDEAPAPAAAETDPTDEAAAAQGWGLFEDESESAPEVTTDPAQEARENAQGWGIFPENAPQAAAAGQAPASTAKPIAKAAPKTAAPVTANASVRVDVGLLDKLMNMVGELVLSRNQLLQLAQNRTISQNEITAVSQRLNQVTTELQEGVMKTRMQPIGNVWGKFPRIVRDIAADLGKNVRLETIGADTELDRTIIEAIKDPLTHIVRNSVDHGVEMPDVRVAAGKSAEAHVIMRAFHEGGQVNIEIIDDGAGINGEKVRRKALEKGLISEDDAARLSEREMVNLIFLPGFSTAEKITNVSGRGVGMDVVKTNIEKIGGSVDIHSVAGQGTTLKIKIPLTLAIVPALVVRTAGQRFAIPQVSLVELVHVDGEEAATAIEQVYESPVFRLRGDLLPLVFLDEQLKLRAEDAAARGALNIIVLRADQQLFGLVVDEVSDSEEIVVKPLGQHLKGLPMFAGATIMGDGTVALILDALGLAQHAGALGNNHREIKSVVEASEKDTSSDITPLLLFSVPGRARVALPLAAAARLEEFQRSDIETAGGRESVQYRDGIMPLVRIERILGTMGGGADNRLSEQVIVFQSEDRSVGLVVGEIRDIVEERFTLQPGTATTGVAGSAIIQGQITDLVDVPTILQATGLRGSRHAA, via the coding sequence ATGAGCAACGACCTCCAGGAGCAGTTCGTCCGTGACATGCTCACGGAGAGCTACGAGGGGCTGGATCGCTACGACCAGGCCATCCTTGCCATCGAGCAAGGCGAGGCCGACAACGACACCCTCAACGACATCTTCCGTGTCGTGCATACCCTCAAAGGCACCGCCGGCTGCCTCGGGTTTCACCACATCGAGAAGATCTCCCACACCGGCGAGAACCTCCTCTCGCTCCTGCGCGATGGCGCCCTCGAGCCCTCTGCCGCCATCGCCGACGGCCTGCTGAAACTCTCCGATGCCCTGCGCGCCATGCTCGGCGCCATCGAGACCACCGGCACCGACGACTCCGGCGAAGACTACACCCCCCTTTCCGACCGACTCACCCGTCTCAAGGATCCGGATACAGCCGCTCCGCCCGCGCCCGTAGCGGCTCCCGCCGCCCCGGCCACCGCCACCGAGACCGCGGCCGACGCCAACGCCGGCTGGGGCCTCTTCGAAGACGAACCTGCCGAGGCACAGGAAGCCATCAACGCCGCCGCCGAAGACGACGCCAACGCCGCCAACCAAGGCTGGGGCCTCTTCGAAGATGAAGCCCCCGCGCCCGCCGCCGCCGAGACTGACCCGACCGACGAAGCCGCCGCCGCGCAAGGCTGGGGCCTCTTCGAAGACGAATCCGAATCAGCCCCCGAGGTCACCACCGACCCCGCCCAGGAAGCCCGCGAGAACGCGCAAGGCTGGGGCATCTTCCCGGAAAACGCTCCCCAAGCCGCCGCGGCCGGACAGGCCCCCGCCTCGACTGCCAAACCCATCGCCAAAGCCGCGCCCAAGACCGCCGCTCCCGTCACCGCCAACGCCTCCGTGCGCGTCGACGTCGGCCTGCTCGACAAGCTCATGAACATGGTCGGCGAGCTCGTGCTCTCCCGCAACCAGCTCCTCCAGCTCGCGCAAAACCGCACCATTTCTCAGAACGAGATCACCGCCGTCTCTCAACGCCTTAACCAGGTCACCACCGAGCTGCAGGAAGGCGTCATGAAGACCCGCATGCAGCCCATCGGCAACGTCTGGGGCAAGTTCCCCCGCATCGTCCGCGACATCGCCGCCGACCTCGGCAAAAACGTCCGCCTCGAAACCATCGGCGCCGATACCGAACTCGATCGCACCATCATCGAGGCCATCAAAGACCCCCTCACTCACATCGTGCGCAACTCCGTCGATCACGGCGTTGAGATGCCCGACGTGCGCGTCGCCGCCGGCAAATCCGCCGAGGCCCACGTCATCATGCGCGCCTTCCACGAGGGCGGTCAGGTCAACATCGAGATCATCGACGACGGCGCCGGCATTAACGGCGAGAAGGTCCGCCGCAAGGCCCTCGAAAAAGGCCTCATCTCCGAAGACGACGCCGCCCGCCTCTCCGAGCGCGAGATGGTGAACCTCATCTTCCTCCCTGGCTTCTCCACCGCCGAAAAGATCACCAACGTCTCCGGCCGCGGCGTCGGCATGGACGTGGTGAAAACCAACATCGAGAAGATCGGCGGCTCCGTCGACATCCACTCCGTCGCCGGCCAGGGCACCACCCTCAAGATCAAGATCCCGCTCACCCTCGCCATCGTGCCCGCCCTCGTCGTGCGCACCGCCGGCCAACGTTTTGCCATCCCGCAGGTCAGCCTCGTCGAACTCGTGCACGTCGACGGCGAAGAAGCCGCCACCGCCATCGAGCAGGTTTACGAGTCCCCCGTCTTCCGCCTCCGCGGCGACCTCCTGCCGCTCGTCTTCCTCGACGAGCAGCTCAAGTTGCGCGCCGAAGACGCCGCCGCCCGCGGCGCCCTCAACATCATCGTCCTGCGCGCCGATCAACAACTCTTCGGCCTCGTCGTCGACGAGGTGTCCGACTCCGAGGAAATCGTCGTCAAACCCCTCGGCCAGCACCTCAAGGGTCTGCCCATGTTCGCCGGCGCCACCATCATGGGTGACGGCACCGTCGCCCTCATCCTCGACGCCCTCGGCCTCGCCCAGCACGCCGGTGCCCTCGGCAACAACCACCGCGAGATCAAGTCCGTCGTCGAAGCCAGCGAAAAGGACACCAGCTCCGACATCACGCCGCTGCTCCTCTTCTCCGTGCCCGGCCGCGCCCGCGTCGCCCTGCCCTTGGCCGCCGCCGCCCGTCTCGAGGAATTTCAGCGCTCCGACATCGAAACCGCCGGCGGGCGCGAATCCGTGCAATACCGCGACGGCATCATGCCCCTCGTGCGCATCGAACGCATCCTCGGCACCATGGGTGGCGGCGCCGACAACCGCCTCTCCGAACAAGTCATCGTCTTCCAATCCGAAGACCGCTCCGTCGGCCTCGTGGTCGGCGAGATCCGCGACATCGTCGAGGAACGGTTCACCCTGCAACCCGGCACCGCCACTACCGGCGTCGCCGGCTCGGCCATCATCCAAGGCCAGATAACCGACCTCGTCGACGTGCCCACCATCCTCCAGGCCACCGGCCTGCGCGGTTCCCGCCACGCCGCCTGA
- a CDS encoding chemotaxis protein CheW gives MNTPSQLCTFYVGDLFLGLDVLSVQEVIRSPELAQVPLAPPTIQGLLNLRGQILTAIDLRRMLKLREPKEGSDRKASMLMILRTANGQVALVVDSVGDVMELTEDTFEPPPDTVPSAVLHLIQGVHKLDRKLLHVLDAEATGSCQAAIATAA, from the coding sequence ATGAACACCCCGTCCCAACTGTGCACCTTTTACGTCGGCGACCTCTTCCTCGGTCTCGATGTGCTCTCCGTGCAGGAAGTCATTCGCAGCCCCGAGCTCGCCCAAGTGCCGCTCGCGCCTCCCACCATTCAAGGCCTGCTCAACCTGCGCGGCCAGATCCTCACCGCCATCGACCTGCGCCGCATGCTCAAACTGCGTGAGCCCAAGGAAGGCAGTGATCGCAAAGCCTCCATGCTCATGATCCTGCGCACCGCCAACGGCCAGGTCGCTCTCGTCGTCGACTCCGTCGGCGACGTCATGGAACTCACCGAAGACACCTTCGAACCTCCGCCCGATACCGTGCCGAGCGCCGTGCTCCACCTCATCCAAGGCGTGCACAAACTGGACCGGAAACTCCTCCACGTCCTCGACGCCGAAGCCACCGGCTCCTGCCAGGCCGCCATCGCCACCGCCGCCTGA